DNA from Pelobacter propionicus DSM 2379:
CTCGCCAGAAGAACGAATGCCGACCCGCGAACCCTCGGAAACCTGTTCCATGCCACCTGCGATGAACTCAGGCAAACGAGCTTCGTCGAAGCGCTGGCATTACTACTGAAGTTGCTTGAACAGTCACTGAACAAACTTGCTGGATTTACCAAGGAACTGATGCTGCAACTGGTTGAGCAGTTTGTTGCACAACTGCCATTGCCTTTTAAGGCAAGGATGTTACTTTCTGCCTTGGCAACCCAGTAAACCGACAGCATCTCAGGCGGTTACTAACAAATAGCCTGCTGCGAAAGTTGAGTTTATTGATAAGGTACAGCCATGAACTTTTTTTGCGCTACTTGTAAAATTCGTCGATAATTTCGTCAGGCAGCTGATCGAAGTCATCTGCAATCGGTTATCTGCCCTTTGGAACTGCCAAGGATTCTGACGGGGACGATACATTCAGCAGAATCGTTTTTCGGACTGTTTACCAGTGACGAAACAGGATACGCACTCAGTAGTTCTGAAGAGCAAGGCCGGCAAAACTCCTGCAGTACTGCAACATCTGTAAGCTTCGGATTGAGCCAGGCCGCTTGACACTCATGACTGAGAATCACCGGCATCCTCTCATGGATTGGTGCCATCAGTTCATTGGCGCTGGTTGTCAGGATGGAACAGGACTCGATAACCTGTCCATCGCTCCCCTGCCAATGCTCCCATAACCCCGCAATCGACACCGGACTTCCATCAGCCATCCGGAAATACCATGGCTGTTTTCGTTTCCCATCCTGCCGCTGCCATTCATAAAACCCTCCCGTCGGAATGATGCAGCGCCGACGCTTGAAAGCAGACCTGAATGACGGTTTTTCCGCGGCGGTCTCCGACCGGGCATTGATCAGGCTATTGCCGATCGCGATATCTTTCGCCCAGGACGGAATGAGTCCCCATCTGACGAAAGCAAGCTCCCGGCCACCATCCGCATCAACTTTGACAATTGGTATGGTCTGGGATGGAGTAACGTTATATCTCGGATTTAGTTCGCGCTCGATGTCCCTGATGATCCCGTAAATCTCAGTGATCATTTCCGGTGACAGATCAATGACCAGACGACCGCACATGGCTTACCTCACTTGCACGTTCCTGATTCCCTCCGGCTTCCAAGCCGGCGAGATTACGTGTGAACCCTTCTCATCATTGTTGCCCAAAAGACTTCCGAACGTCACGGTAAAATCGCCGAACTTGTCATTGACCGTATCCATGGCGTTGACCATAAAAGCCTTCCGGCGCTCGTCTTCGAAAAGGGGCAACTGTTCGCGCTGGTAACAGAGGTTGGTGATCCTTACCCCCAGCAGGCGTACAGGCTGTTCCAGTTCGATGCTATCCAGGATCTTCACGACGCCCTGGTAGATCTCATCGCTCTGGTTGACGTGCTGAGACAGGGTGCCCTGCTTGCCGAAGGTACTGAAGTCAGCGTAGCGGATGGTCAGGTGGACCGTTTTCCCTGCCACTCCGTAGCGGCGGGCCCGCCTCCCTACC
Protein-coding regions in this window:
- a CDS encoding SOS response-associated peptidase, producing MCGRLVIDLSPEMITEIYGIIRDIERELNPRYNVTPSQTIPIVKVDADGGRELAFVRWGLIPSWAKDIAIGNSLINARSETAAEKPSFRSAFKRRRCIIPTGGFYEWQRQDGKRKQPWYFRMADGSPVSIAGLWEHWQGSDGQVIESCSILTTSANELMAPIHERMPVILSHECQAAWLNPKLTDVAVLQEFCRPCSSELLSAYPVSSLVNSPKNDSAECIVPVRILGSSKGQITDCR